One window of the Oncorhynchus keta strain PuntledgeMale-10-30-2019 chromosome 31, Oket_V2, whole genome shotgun sequence genome contains the following:
- the LOC118371297 gene encoding carcinoembryonic antigen-related cell adhesion molecule 5-like isoform X4 translates to MEYPLVWVFILVLLNFTTDVSGQVVVPSMNPLAVGSNVTLNLVPESSINIGTWSYETTTIVLFYPGGSIVSKSYQGRVSFNRSSAELSISSLQLNDSGRYTVQGMKPVLYAVVTLSVQEPISNVTLRANATDLVELNDTAIFTCSVSSGTSLSYRWLNGSSEVTASDRVRLGGGTSTLTIVSVTRYDEGPFRCEVINGISNGTSQPIGLNVRYGPSNLTMMVVPEMTIGHTAYKTGSDITLSCSAQSKPAESYKWRFNGMFLNEQSPQLSLQNTRENQTGSYACLAYNNVTLRYATMSTMIKVVEPISAVSLNRDGKPPILDQSFTLRCEVTEPVDYIHWLMNGQLISLNNRTFFSTGNKTMVINPIQFSDNGEYLCEAFNAVSNLTSMTYKLVVNFGPERPAITSPDIAMTGHNVTFNCSASSQPPSQFSWIFKDSQVAVGSEFETGPLTLANNGEYTCVAFNNITGRNSTVSKMLIVVEPVIMAMVKAMGSQPILNQTFSLTCETSGTIYSIHWMRNGWLLYADNRTDFSMNNNTLTFNSVQHSDNGDYQCFASNPLSNMTSRNYRLIVNYGPERPVIMSPDIAMTGYNVTFNCSASSQPPSQFRWFFNGSQVATGSVYETGPLTLASHGEYTCVAFNNITVRNSTVSKMLTIIAPVTMTMVKVIGAQPILNERFSLTCGTAGTVYSIQWMRNGWPLYADNRTDFFMNNNTLTFNSVQHSDNGDYQCSASNPFSNMTSPEYKLIINYGPEMPVITGPALGETGHNLTLNCLASSQPLSQFSWFFNGSQVATGSLYETGPLTLASQGEYTCVAFNNITGRNSTASKMLTVIEAIKSVMVKRNKIPISSDNLTLTCDVTGRYDTIYWMKDNLSLVLNNTLNSDITISNNSLHFSPVKVSNDGNYQCVATNLFGPHTSPKYQLRVNYGPLSVNISGPVSVVLGSVITVTLKCSADSRPTSDYGWIFNNQSVLGTGPLMAVIASLENAGDYTCVAKNPVTNISMSKTISLDVPGHSPAPPFLSRVGLMLTALLALSLCL, encoded by the exons ATGGAGTATCCTCTAGTGTGGGTTTTCATCCTGGTGCTGCTCAACTTCACTACAG ATGTCTCTGGCCAGGTGGTGGTTCCCTCGATGAACCCCTTAGCTGTGGGCAGTAATGTCACCCTGAACCTAGTTCCCGAAAGCTCCATCAACATAGGGACCTGGTCATATGAAACTACAACCATCGTACTTTTCTATCCTGGTGGCAGTATTGTGAGTAAAAGTTATCAAGGCAGAGTCTCATTCAACCGTTCCTCCGCAGAGCTGTCCATAAGCTCTCTCCAACTCAACGACTCAGGACGATATACCGTGCAGGGAATGAAGCCAGTCCTGTATGCTGTGGTGACCTTGTCTGTCCAGG AGCCCATTTCAAACGTGACTCTAAGGGCCAACGCCACTGATCTAGTGGAATTGAACGACACTGCCATTTTCACCTGCTCCGTCTCCTCTGGCACCTCCCTCTCCTACCGCTGGCTGAATGGCAGCTCAGAGGTCACAGCTAGTGACAGAGTTCGGCTTGGTGGTGGGACCAGCACTCTTACCATAGTCAGTGTGACACGATACGATGAAGGGCCCTTCAGATGTGAGGTCATCAACGGAATCAGCAACGGCACCAGCCAGCCCATTGGCCTCAATGTTAGAT ATGGCCCAAGTAACCTCACCATGATGGTAGTTCCTGAGATGACCATAGGACATACAGCCTACAAGACGggctctgacatcactctgtcctgctcCGCTCAGTCCAAACCCGCTGAGTCCTACAAGTGGAGGTTTAATGGGATGTTCCTCAACGAGCAAAGCCCACAGCTCAGCCTGCAGAACaccagagagaaccagacaggGAGTTACGCCTGCTTAGCCTACAACAATGTCACACTCCGATACGCCACCATGAGCACAATGATAAAGGTTGTGG AGCCGATATCAGCGGTTTCGTTGAACCGTGATGGGAAGCCACCGATACTGGATCAGTCGTTCACTCTGCGGTGTGAGGTGACTGAACCTGTAGACTACATTCACTGGCTGATGAACGGCCAGCTCATCTCCCTAAACAACAGAACATTCTTCTCTACGGGCAACAAGACAATGGTTATCAATCCAATCCAATTTTCTGACAATGGAGAATATCTCTGTGAGGCCTTTAATGCTGTTAGCAACCTGACCAGCATGACATACAAGCTTGTGGTGAACT TTGGACCAGAGAGACCTGCTATAACTAGTCCGGATATAGCAATGACAGGACACAACGTGACCTtcaactgctcagcctcctctcagcctcccagTCAGTTCAGTTGGATCTTCAAAGACTCCCAGGTGGCGGTTGGCTCAGAGTTTGAGACTGGCCCACTGACCTTAGCCAATAATGGAGAATACACCTGTGTGGCCTTCAACAACATCACTGGCAGAAACAGCACTGTCTCCAAGATGCTCATTGTTGTTG AACCAGTCATCATGGCCATGGTGAAAGCAATGGGATCCCAGCCAATACTGAACCAGACATTCTCTCTGACCTGTGAGACATCTGGAACAATTTACTCCATTCATTGGATGAGGAACGGCTGGCTTCTGTATGCTGATAACAGAACAGATTTCTCTATGAACAACAATACACTGACATTCAACTCTGTCCAGCATTCTGACAACGGAGACTATCAGTGTTTTGCCTCCAACCCACTCAGCAACATGACCAGCCGAAACTACAGACTGATCGTCAACT ATGGTCCAGAGAGACCTGTTATCATGAGTCCGGATATAGCAATGACAGGATACAACGTGACCTtcaactgctcagcctcctctcagcctcccagCCAGTTCAGATGGTTCTTCAACGGCTCCCAGGTGGCgactggctcagtgtatgagACTGGCCCACTGACCTTAGCCAGTCATGGGGAGTACACCTGTGTGGCCTTCAACAACATCACTGTCAGAAACAGCACTGTCTCCAAGATGCTCACCATCATTG CACCTGTGACCATGACCATGGTGAAAGTCATTGGAGCCCAGCCAATACTGAACGAGAGATTCTCTCTGACCTGTGGCACCGCTGGAACGGTTTACTCCATTCAGTGGATGAGGAACGGCTGGCCTCTGTATGCTGACAACAGAACAGACTTCTTTATGAACAACAATACACTGACATTCAACTCTGTCCAGCATTCTGACAACGGAGACTATCAGTGTTCTGCCTCCAACCCCTTCAGCAACATGACCAGCCCAGAATACAAACTAATCATCAACT atggaccagagATGCCTGTTATAACGGGACCAGCATTAGGAGAAACAGGACACAACTTGACCTTAAACTGCTtggcctcctctcagcctctcagccagTTCAGCTGGTTCTTCAATGGATCCCAGGTGGCGACTGGCTCATTGTATGAGACGGGCCCACTGACCTTAGCCAGTCAAGGGGAATACACCTGTGTGGCCTTCAACAACATTACTGGCAGAAACAGCACTGCTTCCAAGATGCTCACCGTCATTG AGGCTATAAAGTCAGTGATGGTGAAACGAAACAAAATTCCAATATCATCTGACAACCTAACCCTGACCTGTGATGTCACCGGGCGCTATGACACCATCTACTGGATGAAGGACAACCTGTCTCTGGTCCTGAACAACACCTTGAACTCTGACATAACCATCTCTAACAACTCTCTGCACTTCAGTCCAGTCAAGGTGTCTAACGATGGAAACTATCAGTGCGTTGCCACCAATCTCTTTGGTCCACACACCAGCCCTAAATACCAGCTACGGGTAAACT atggCCCCCTGAGTGTGAACATCTCTGGCCCAGTCTCAGTGGTGCTTGGCTCAGTAATCACAGTCACGCTAAAGTGCTCTGCTGACTCCCGGCCAACCAGCGATTACGGGTGGATATTCAACAACCAATCAGTGCTAGGGACTGGTCCTTTGATGGCTGTTATCGCCTCCTTGGAGAATGCAGGGGACTACACTTGTGTGGCCAAGAACCCTGTGACCAACATCTCTATGTCCAAGACCATTAGTCTGGATGTCCCTG gcCACTCGCCTGCCCCTCCATTCCTGTCCAGAGTTGGTCTGATGCTGACGGCCCTgctagccctctctctctgcctctga
- the LOC118371297 gene encoding carcinoembryonic antigen-related cell adhesion molecule 5-like isoform X3, with protein MEYPLVWVFILVLLNFTTDVSGQVVVPSMNPLAVGSNVTLNLVPESSINIGTWSYETTTIVLFYPGGSIVSKSYQGRVSFNRSSAELSISSLQLNDSGRYTVQGMKPVLYAVVTLSVQEPISNVTLRANATDLVELNDTAIFTCSVSSGTSLSYRWLNGSSEVTASDRVRLGGGTSTLTIVSVTRYDEGPFRCEVINGISNGTSQPIGLNVRYGPSNLTMMVVPEMTIGHTAYKTGSDITLSCSAQSKPAESYKWRFNGMFLNEQSPQLSLQNTRENQTGSYACLAYNNVTLRYATMSTMIKVVEPISAVSLNRDGKPPILDQSFTLRCEVTEPVDYIHWLMNGQLISLNNRTFFSTGNKTMVINPIQFSDNGEYLCEAFNAVSNLTSMTYKLVVNFGPERPAITSPDIAMTGHNVTFNCSASSQPPSQFSWIFKDSQVAVGSEFETGPLTLANNGEYTCVAFNNITGRNSTVSKMLIVVEPVIMAMVKAMGSQPILNQTFSLTCETSGTIYSIHWMRNGWLLYADNRTDFSMNNNTLTFNSVQHSDNGDYQCFASNPLSNMTSRNYRLIVNYGPERPVIMSPDIAMTGYNVTFNCSASSQPPSQFSWIFKDSQMAVGSVYETGPLTLANHGEYTCVAFNNITGRNSTVSKMLIVVEPVTMAMVKVMGAQPVEDYLFTLTCDTAGTIYSIQWMRNGWPLYADNRTDVSMNNNTLTFDSVQDSDNGDYKCSASNPLSNMTSPEYKLIINYGPEMPVITGPALGETGHNLTLNCLASSQPLSQFSWFFNGSQVATGSLYETGPLTLASQGEYTCVAFNNITGRNSTASKMLTVIEAIKSVMVKRNKIPISSDNLTLTCDVTGRYDTIYWMKDNLSLVLNNTLNSDITISNNSLHFSPVKVSNDGNYQCVATNLFGPHTSPKYQLRVNYGPLSVNISGPVSVVLGSVITVTLKCSADSRPTSDYGWIFNNQSVLGTGPLMAVIASLENAGDYTCVAKNPVTNISMSKTISLDVPGHSPAPPFLSRVGLMLTALLALSLCL; from the exons ATGGAGTATCCTCTAGTGTGGGTTTTCATCCTGGTGCTGCTCAACTTCACTACAG ATGTCTCTGGCCAGGTGGTGGTTCCCTCGATGAACCCCTTAGCTGTGGGCAGTAATGTCACCCTGAACCTAGTTCCCGAAAGCTCCATCAACATAGGGACCTGGTCATATGAAACTACAACCATCGTACTTTTCTATCCTGGTGGCAGTATTGTGAGTAAAAGTTATCAAGGCAGAGTCTCATTCAACCGTTCCTCCGCAGAGCTGTCCATAAGCTCTCTCCAACTCAACGACTCAGGACGATATACCGTGCAGGGAATGAAGCCAGTCCTGTATGCTGTGGTGACCTTGTCTGTCCAGG AGCCCATTTCAAACGTGACTCTAAGGGCCAACGCCACTGATCTAGTGGAATTGAACGACACTGCCATTTTCACCTGCTCCGTCTCCTCTGGCACCTCCCTCTCCTACCGCTGGCTGAATGGCAGCTCAGAGGTCACAGCTAGTGACAGAGTTCGGCTTGGTGGTGGGACCAGCACTCTTACCATAGTCAGTGTGACACGATACGATGAAGGGCCCTTCAGATGTGAGGTCATCAACGGAATCAGCAACGGCACCAGCCAGCCCATTGGCCTCAATGTTAGAT ATGGCCCAAGTAACCTCACCATGATGGTAGTTCCTGAGATGACCATAGGACATACAGCCTACAAGACGggctctgacatcactctgtcctgctcCGCTCAGTCCAAACCCGCTGAGTCCTACAAGTGGAGGTTTAATGGGATGTTCCTCAACGAGCAAAGCCCACAGCTCAGCCTGCAGAACaccagagagaaccagacaggGAGTTACGCCTGCTTAGCCTACAACAATGTCACACTCCGATACGCCACCATGAGCACAATGATAAAGGTTGTGG AGCCGATATCAGCGGTTTCGTTGAACCGTGATGGGAAGCCACCGATACTGGATCAGTCGTTCACTCTGCGGTGTGAGGTGACTGAACCTGTAGACTACATTCACTGGCTGATGAACGGCCAGCTCATCTCCCTAAACAACAGAACATTCTTCTCTACGGGCAACAAGACAATGGTTATCAATCCAATCCAATTTTCTGACAATGGAGAATATCTCTGTGAGGCCTTTAATGCTGTTAGCAACCTGACCAGCATGACATACAAGCTTGTGGTGAACT TTGGACCAGAGAGACCTGCTATAACTAGTCCGGATATAGCAATGACAGGACACAACGTGACCTtcaactgctcagcctcctctcagcctcccagTCAGTTCAGTTGGATCTTCAAAGACTCCCAGGTGGCGGTTGGCTCAGAGTTTGAGACTGGCCCACTGACCTTAGCCAATAATGGAGAATACACCTGTGTGGCCTTCAACAACATCACTGGCAGAAACAGCACTGTCTCCAAGATGCTCATTGTTGTTG AACCAGTCATCATGGCCATGGTGAAAGCAATGGGATCCCAGCCAATACTGAACCAGACATTCTCTCTGACCTGTGAGACATCTGGAACAATTTACTCCATTCATTGGATGAGGAACGGCTGGCTTCTGTATGCTGATAACAGAACAGATTTCTCTATGAACAACAATACACTGACATTCAACTCTGTCCAGCATTCTGACAACGGAGACTATCAGTGTTTTGCCTCCAACCCACTCAGCAACATGACCAGCCGAAACTACAGACTGATCGTCAACT ATGGTCCAGAGAGACCTGTTATCATGAGTCCGGATATAGCAATGACAGGATACAATGTGACCTtcaactgctcagcctcctctcagcctcccagCCAGTTCAGTTGGATCTTCAAAGACTCCCAGATGGCGGTTGGCTCAGTGTATGAGACTGGCCCACTGACCTTAGCCAATCATGGGGAGTACACCTGTGTGGCCTTCAACAACATCACTGGCAGAAACAGCACTGTCTCCAAGATGCTCATTGTTGTTG AACCAGTAACCATGGCCATGGTGAAAGTCATGGGAGCCCAGCCAGTAGAAGACTACTTGTTTACACTGACCTGTGACACTGCTGGAACCATTTACTCCATTCAGTGGATGAGGAACGGCTGGCCTCTGTATGCTGACAACAGAACAGATGTCTCTATGAACAACAATACACTGACATTCGACTCTGTCCAGGATTCTGACAACGGAGACTATAAGTGTTCTGCCTCCAACCCCCTCAGCAACATGACCAGCCCAGAATACAAACTAATCATCAACT atggaccagagATGCCTGTTATAACGGGACCAGCATTAGGAGAAACAGGACACAACTTGACCTTAAACTGCTtggcctcctctcagcctctcagccagTTCAGCTGGTTCTTCAATGGATCCCAGGTGGCGACTGGCTCATTGTATGAGACGGGCCCACTGACCTTAGCCAGTCAAGGGGAATACACCTGTGTGGCCTTCAACAACATTACTGGCAGAAACAGCACTGCTTCCAAGATGCTCACCGTCATTG AGGCTATAAAGTCAGTGATGGTGAAACGAAACAAAATTCCAATATCATCTGACAACCTAACCCTGACCTGTGATGTCACCGGGCGCTATGACACCATCTACTGGATGAAGGACAACCTGTCTCTGGTCCTGAACAACACCTTGAACTCTGACATAACCATCTCTAACAACTCTCTGCACTTCAGTCCAGTCAAGGTGTCTAACGATGGAAACTATCAGTGCGTTGCCACCAATCTCTTTGGTCCACACACCAGCCCTAAATACCAGCTACGGGTAAACT atggCCCCCTGAGTGTGAACATCTCTGGCCCAGTCTCAGTGGTGCTTGGCTCAGTAATCACAGTCACGCTAAAGTGCTCTGCTGACTCCCGGCCAACCAGCGATTACGGGTGGATATTCAACAACCAATCAGTGCTAGGGACTGGTCCTTTGATGGCTGTTATCGCCTCCTTGGAGAATGCAGGGGACTACACTTGTGTGGCCAAGAACCCTGTGACCAACATCTCTATGTCCAAGACCATTAGTCTGGATGTCCCTG gcCACTCGCCTGCCCCTCCATTCCTGTCCAGAGTTGGTCTGATGCTGACGGCCCTgctagccctctctctctgcctctga
- the LOC118371297 gene encoding carcinoembryonic antigen-related cell adhesion molecule 5-like isoform X5 — protein sequence MEYPLVWVFILVLLNFTTDVSGQVVVPSMNPLAVGSNVTLNLVPESSINIGTWSYETTTIVLFYPGGSIVSKSYQGRVSFNRSSAELSISSLQLNDSGRYTVQGMKPVLYAVVTLSVQEPISNVTLRANATDLVELNDTAIFTCSVSSGTSLSYRWLNGSSEVTASDRVRLGGGTSTLTIVSVTRYDEGPFRCEVINGISNGTSQPIGLNVRYGPSNLTMMVVPEMTIGHTAYKTGSDITLSCSAQSKPAESYKWRFNGMFLNEQSPQLSLQNTRENQTGSYACLAYNNVTLRYATMSTMIKVVEPISAVSLNRDGKPPILDQSFTLRCEVTEPVDYIHWLMNGQLISLNNRTFFSTGNKTMVINPIQFSDNGEYLCEAFNAVSNLTSMTYKLVVNFGPERPAITSPDIAMTGHNVTFNCSASSQPPSQFSWIFKDSQMAVGSVYETGPLTLANHGEYTCVAFNNITGRNSTVSKMLIVVEPVTMAMVKVMGAQPVEDYLFTLTCDTAGTIYSIQWMRNGWPLYADNRTDVSMNNNTLTFDSVQDSDNGDYKCSASNPLSNMTSPEYKLIINYGPERPVIMSPDIAMTGYNVTFNCSASSQPPSQFRWFFNGSQVATGSVYETGPLTLASHGEYTCVAFNNITVRNSTVSKMLTIIAPVTMTMVKVIGAQPILNERFSLTCGTAGTVYSIQWMRNGWPLYADNRTDFFMNNNTLTFNSVQHSDNGDYQCSASNPFSNMTSPEYKLIINYGPEMPVITGPALGETGHNLTLNCLASSQPLSQFSWFFNGSQVATGSLYETGPLTLASQGEYTCVAFNNITGRNSTASKMLTVIEAIKSVMVKRNKIPISSDNLTLTCDVTGRYDTIYWMKDNLSLVLNNTLNSDITISNNSLHFSPVKVSNDGNYQCVATNLFGPHTSPKYQLRVNYGPLSVNISGPVSVVLGSVITVTLKCSADSRPTSDYGWIFNNQSVLGTGPLMAVIASLENAGDYTCVAKNPVTNISMSKTISLDVPGHSPAPPFLSRVGLMLTALLALSLCL from the exons ATGGAGTATCCTCTAGTGTGGGTTTTCATCCTGGTGCTGCTCAACTTCACTACAG ATGTCTCTGGCCAGGTGGTGGTTCCCTCGATGAACCCCTTAGCTGTGGGCAGTAATGTCACCCTGAACCTAGTTCCCGAAAGCTCCATCAACATAGGGACCTGGTCATATGAAACTACAACCATCGTACTTTTCTATCCTGGTGGCAGTATTGTGAGTAAAAGTTATCAAGGCAGAGTCTCATTCAACCGTTCCTCCGCAGAGCTGTCCATAAGCTCTCTCCAACTCAACGACTCAGGACGATATACCGTGCAGGGAATGAAGCCAGTCCTGTATGCTGTGGTGACCTTGTCTGTCCAGG AGCCCATTTCAAACGTGACTCTAAGGGCCAACGCCACTGATCTAGTGGAATTGAACGACACTGCCATTTTCACCTGCTCCGTCTCCTCTGGCACCTCCCTCTCCTACCGCTGGCTGAATGGCAGCTCAGAGGTCACAGCTAGTGACAGAGTTCGGCTTGGTGGTGGGACCAGCACTCTTACCATAGTCAGTGTGACACGATACGATGAAGGGCCCTTCAGATGTGAGGTCATCAACGGAATCAGCAACGGCACCAGCCAGCCCATTGGCCTCAATGTTAGAT ATGGCCCAAGTAACCTCACCATGATGGTAGTTCCTGAGATGACCATAGGACATACAGCCTACAAGACGggctctgacatcactctgtcctgctcCGCTCAGTCCAAACCCGCTGAGTCCTACAAGTGGAGGTTTAATGGGATGTTCCTCAACGAGCAAAGCCCACAGCTCAGCCTGCAGAACaccagagagaaccagacaggGAGTTACGCCTGCTTAGCCTACAACAATGTCACACTCCGATACGCCACCATGAGCACAATGATAAAGGTTGTGG AGCCGATATCAGCGGTTTCGTTGAACCGTGATGGGAAGCCACCGATACTGGATCAGTCGTTCACTCTGCGGTGTGAGGTGACTGAACCTGTAGACTACATTCACTGGCTGATGAACGGCCAGCTCATCTCCCTAAACAACAGAACATTCTTCTCTACGGGCAACAAGACAATGGTTATCAATCCAATCCAATTTTCTGACAATGGAGAATATCTCTGTGAGGCCTTTAATGCTGTTAGCAACCTGACCAGCATGACATACAAGCTTGTGGTGAACT TTGGACCAGAGAGACCTGCTATAACTAGTCCGGATATAGCAATGACAGGACACAACGTGACCTtcaactgctcagcctcctctcagcctcccagTCAGTTCAGTTGGATCTTCAAAGACTCCCAG ATGGCGGTTGGCTCAGTGTATGAGACTGGCCCACTGACCTTAGCCAATCATGGGGAGTACACCTGTGTGGCCTTCAACAACATCACTGGCAGAAACAGCACTGTCTCCAAGATGCTCATTGTTGTTG AACCAGTAACCATGGCCATGGTGAAAGTCATGGGAGCCCAGCCAGTAGAAGACTACTTGTTTACACTGACCTGTGACACTGCTGGAACCATTTACTCCATTCAGTGGATGAGGAACGGCTGGCCTCTGTATGCTGACAACAGAACAGATGTCTCTATGAACAACAATACACTGACATTCGACTCTGTCCAGGATTCTGACAACGGAGACTATAAGTGTTCTGCCTCCAACCCCCTCAGCAACATGACCAGCCCAGAATACAAACTAATCATCAACT ATGGTCCAGAGAGACCTGTTATCATGAGTCCGGATATAGCAATGACAGGATACAACGTGACCTtcaactgctcagcctcctctcagcctcccagCCAGTTCAGATGGTTCTTCAACGGCTCCCAGGTGGCgactggctcagtgtatgagACTGGCCCACTGACCTTAGCCAGTCATGGGGAGTACACCTGTGTGGCCTTCAACAACATCACTGTCAGAAACAGCACTGTCTCCAAGATGCTCACCATCATTG CACCTGTGACCATGACCATGGTGAAAGTCATTGGAGCCCAGCCAATACTGAACGAGAGATTCTCTCTGACCTGTGGCACCGCTGGAACGGTTTACTCCATTCAGTGGATGAGGAACGGCTGGCCTCTGTATGCTGACAACAGAACAGACTTCTTTATGAACAACAATACACTGACATTCAACTCTGTCCAGCATTCTGACAACGGAGACTATCAGTGTTCTGCCTCCAACCCCTTCAGCAACATGACCAGCCCAGAATACAAACTAATCATCAACT atggaccagagATGCCTGTTATAACGGGACCAGCATTAGGAGAAACAGGACACAACTTGACCTTAAACTGCTtggcctcctctcagcctctcagccagTTCAGCTGGTTCTTCAATGGATCCCAGGTGGCGACTGGCTCATTGTATGAGACGGGCCCACTGACCTTAGCCAGTCAAGGGGAATACACCTGTGTGGCCTTCAACAACATTACTGGCAGAAACAGCACTGCTTCCAAGATGCTCACCGTCATTG AGGCTATAAAGTCAGTGATGGTGAAACGAAACAAAATTCCAATATCATCTGACAACCTAACCCTGACCTGTGATGTCACCGGGCGCTATGACACCATCTACTGGATGAAGGACAACCTGTCTCTGGTCCTGAACAACACCTTGAACTCTGACATAACCATCTCTAACAACTCTCTGCACTTCAGTCCAGTCAAGGTGTCTAACGATGGAAACTATCAGTGCGTTGCCACCAATCTCTTTGGTCCACACACCAGCCCTAAATACCAGCTACGGGTAAACT atggCCCCCTGAGTGTGAACATCTCTGGCCCAGTCTCAGTGGTGCTTGGCTCAGTAATCACAGTCACGCTAAAGTGCTCTGCTGACTCCCGGCCAACCAGCGATTACGGGTGGATATTCAACAACCAATCAGTGCTAGGGACTGGTCCTTTGATGGCTGTTATCGCCTCCTTGGAGAATGCAGGGGACTACACTTGTGTGGCCAAGAACCCTGTGACCAACATCTCTATGTCCAAGACCATTAGTCTGGATGTCCCTG gcCACTCGCCTGCCCCTCCATTCCTGTCCAGAGTTGGTCTGATGCTGACGGCCCTgctagccctctctctctgcctctga